The sequence CCAAAGTATTCTAGCAGTTCCATTAACTATTTTACCAAATCTACCCTCTTCAATAGCTCTTCTTAGCTTTTGTATCGGAGGATTAAATCTGTTTTGATGACAAATTCCAAGTTTTAATCCTTTTTCTCTTGCTAAAGTTATCATTTTATCAGCATCGCTTAGAGATAATGCCATAGGTTTTTCAACTAAAACATGTTTGCCAGCATTTAAACCATCTATAGTATGCTTAGCATGATACCCACTTTCAGTTGCAATTGCAATAACATTTATATCTTCTTTTACCAACATTTCTTTATAATCTGTATAATAATTCACAGAACTTGGTTGACAAATCTTAGTACCCAAGTCAACAATAGCTTGATTGTTAGTTTTTTTAATTTTTTCATTTATTAGTGTCATGTATTCTTCTGCACTTTTCTTTGCTTTTTCTTCTACTATATCACATGTTGCAACTAACTCAGCTTCTTCATAATTGTTTACCAGAGCTTCTATATGTTTGTAAGAAATTCTACCACAGCCTATAATAGCGAATTTTATTTTAGACATTTAATTCACCCCATTATAACAACTCAATATTTACTCTACTTTTAACATTTTTCATAGCATTTTTAGTATCAAATATAAATTTAGAATTAGCTTGTACAAAATCATAATCAACTTTAGTATGAGCTGTAGTAATTACAACTAAATCTGAATTATATAATGCTTCTGTTGTTAATTCTTTTAGTCCATGCTTTATTCTTCCTTTAAATTTATACTCACTAATATATGGATCATAAAAATCTACAATACATCCTTCTCTTTCAAAATTTTCAATAACTTTTAAAGCTGGACTTTCTCTATAATCATCAATATCTTGTTTATATGCTACACCTAAAATCAATATTTTTGAACCATTTAAAGGCTTTTTGAATCTATTAAGTATTTTACTACTTCTTTCTATTACATACTCTGGCATGTAATTATTTATCTCACCTGAAATCTCTATCAATCTAGTATGGTAATCATATTCTCTAGCTTTCCAAGTCAAATAGAATGGATCTAATGGTATACAATGTCCCCCTAATCCTGGTCCAGGATAAAAAGCTTGAAAACCAAAAGGCTTAGTTTTAGCTGCTTCTATAACTTCCCATACGTTAATTCCCATCTTATGACAGATTATAGCCATTTCATTCGCAAGACCTATATTAATATTTCTGTAAGTATTTTCAAGAATTTTTTCCATTTCAGCAACTTTTGGTGAAGAAACTTCAAAAACTTCTCCTTCCAATACATTTCTATACATAGCAGCAGCTAACTCAGTAGAATCTTTACCAACACCACCAACTACTTTAGGAGTATTTTTAGTTTTATAAATTAAATTGCCTGGGTCAACTCTCTCTGGAGAAAATGCTAAGAAAAAGTCTTGTCCACATTTTAATCCAGAACCTTCCTCTAATATGGGAAGAAGTAATTCCTCAGTAGTTCCTGGATATGTTGTACTTTCTAAAACGACAATTGTACCTTTTTTAAGATGTTTTGATATTTCAATAGCTGAATTTTTTACATAACTTATATCTGGTTGCTGATATTCATCTAAAGGTGTAGGAACACATATTGCAACAAAGTCTGCATCTTTTACAACAGAAATATTTGTAGTTGCAGATAATAACCCTTTATTTACTAAATCTTTAAGTTCAGAATCTACTACATCTCCTATATAATTCTCGCCCCTATTTACCATGTCAACTTTAGATTTTTGTATATCATATC comes from Anaerobranca gottschalkii DSM 13577 and encodes:
- a CDS encoding Gfo/Idh/MocA family protein produces the protein MSKIKFAIIGCGRISYKHIEALVNNYEEAELVATCDIVEEKAKKSAEEYMTLINEKIKKTNNQAIVDLGTKICQPSSVNYYTDYKEMLVKEDINVIAIATESGYHAKHTIDGLNAGKHVLVEKPMALSLSDADKMITLAREKGLKLGICHQNRFNPPIQKLRRAIEEGRFGKIVNGTARILWNRNDDYYKQAPWRGTKELDGGTLMNQCIHNIDLLQWMMNSEVERVYAERGTFLRDIEMEDFGAILIRFKNGSIGIVEGSACVYPKNLEETLSIFGEKGTVVIGGLAVNDIKTWIFEDERDYDREDFYTEIDSVYGKGHTPLYKDFINAIKENREPLINGEEGKKALEIILKAYEF
- a CDS encoding nucleotide sugar dehydrogenase encodes the protein MINNKIKENLLNKINEKSAVVVVVGLGYVGLPLAVEKAKAGYKTIGYDIQKSKVDMVNRGENYIGDVVDSELKDLVNKGLLSATTNISVVKDADFVAICVPTPLDEYQQPDISYVKNSAIEISKHLKKGTIVVLESTTYPGTTEELLLPILEEGSGLKCGQDFFLAFSPERVDPGNLIYKTKNTPKVVGGVGKDSTELAAAMYRNVLEGEVFEVSSPKVAEMEKILENTYRNINIGLANEMAIICHKMGINVWEVIEAAKTKPFGFQAFYPGPGLGGHCIPLDPFYLTWKAREYDYHTRLIEISGEINNYMPEYVIERSSKILNRFKKPLNGSKILILGVAYKQDIDDYRESPALKVIENFEREGCIVDFYDPYISEYKFKGRIKHGLKELTTEALYNSDLVVITTAHTKVDYDFVQANSKFIFDTKNAMKNVKSRVNIELL